The DNA segment AGGACATCGGTTAACTGGCGACGGAATTAGAAAGATAGTAGTAAAGCTCTGTGGCAAGGCTGGCATCAAAAAAACAATGTCACCCCATCGCATTCGGCACAGTGCGATTACAGCGGCGCTGGATGCTACCGATGGCAATGTACGGAAGGTACAGAAACTTTCGCGGCATCGGCAGCTAGACACTCTGATGATTTATGACGATAACCGAGGTAAAGACCAAGCTGAGGTTTCAAACCTACTAGATGAAATGATTTTTTAAGGAGCGATCGCCCATGATTCAAGCTATACCGAAATTCTCCGTCAAGCCCGGATACCGTCCCCAATCTGAAGACACTAGCGTAGAAACAGATTTATTAACGTTCCACTTGATCCGAAATCGGACACCAAGCGAACGATTGAAGATGGCAGCGTCGCTAACTCGCAGCGCCCGCAAACTTTCGCTTTGTTCCCTGCGCCAACAATTTCTTCATCTTTCCCAGACCAAATTTGCTCAAAAGGTTGCTTTGGCGTGGCTACAAGAATATTGCCCCCCTAACTACATTCCATCTGGAGAGTCCCCAATGTGGATTCAAGATTCGGTTTCACTTGCCACCAAACTCCATCCCATTTTCGAGGAATTAGGAATTCCCTATTACATCACTGGTGGGGTAGCTGCAATTTCTTACGGCGAACCCCGCACAACACAGGATTTAGATTTAGTAATTGCGATTTCTCCCCTAGATATCGAACGCCTTACCAACGCACTCACTAAGGCAGGTTTCTATGTCCCCGGCATTGACGACATGAAATCGGGTCGGATGAAAACCTTGCAAATCACGGAGATAGAGAGTATTAGCCGCGCTGACTTGGTGATAGCCGGAACTGATGAATTTGAACAACTCAAATTTGAACGGCGACGGGTGGTCGAGTTTGAAGATACGGCACTCTATTTTTCTTCCCCTGAAGATGTCATTTTAAATAAACTGCTGTGGAGGCAGCGCTCTGGTTCTGAAAAACAATGGCGAGATGTTTTAGGTGTCCTAAAAGTACAAGCCGAAAATCTAGACTTTGACTATTTAACGCAATGGGCAGAACGGCTAAATATTGTTGATGTACTAAATCAAGTTGTGACCGAAGCCGGAATATAAGCGATCGCCCATCGTAAAAATCGCCTGTGTAAATGTCACTTTACACGGGCGATCTCTCGGCTCTTGCTCAACGCTTTTTTAATGGCGTTCATGGGGTATCCAGTCGTTCATGGGGTATCCAGTCGTTCATGGGGTATCCAGTCGTTCATGGGGTATCCAAATGTTCGCGGGGTTACTTCATTGCATCCAGAACTCAGTCAACCGGCTCTAAGCGCCTTAGAGCTTCGAGGTGCCTTCTCCGTGGCTTTAAGCATTACAGCGATTACCAGCCGATATCTTCATGCCAGACCCAATGACAGCAGCAGCTTGTATCTGCCAGGGTAAGAGGTAACTTTCCTTGCATCTTTTTCAAAATTTTGAGATATTGAATTGAAAAAATTAATTCAGATAGAAACTTATGGCAACTGAGCAAGAGCTTCAATCTCTTTTTAATACCTTGGATAGAGATCAAGATGGCAAAGTATCGAGTAATGAGCTTTTTTTAAGCCCTGGGTTAAATGCAGTCATTTCAGCAGAAACAGGTACTAGCCCCGCAGAACTGCTAGCGATGTATCGAGATGAAGACGGTAATATTACCTTTGAAGACTTGAAACAAGCTGTTAAGAAAGCAGGGAATTTAGAATAAGCGCGATCGCATACGCCAGCAGCGATTGAAATAGAGACACTTATCCAAGTGGATGAGTGTCTTATCTGATAGAGGTTGCAGTAGTTCGAGAGCAGAAAGCGATAGCGGACTACCAAGGATAAGAAGCAAGTTCTTATCCTTTCATCTGGCAGGGATTTAAGCACCAGTTGACATTAGGGTTGTAATGTCAAGTTCTGGTTTTGTTTGTTGAGACATTGTTATTGAGGTAAGGATTGTCTTTGAAAAGGTGTGTTTTTACAGGCAATTATTAACTATAACAAACAGGACTTTCACCACCGGGCTTGGAGTACGCCGACCTCCCTCCGCATCTCCGACCACGCGAATTTGTGTCATAGGGACACTGGCAGCTTCCTGAGATTTGTCCCCAAAGTTCCTTTGGCATCTTTTTTAGCGGTATTTTATCATTAACAACCTGAAGTCAGCGCCTAGGGAATCATTCGGTTGTAATAGATGTGGATTGGGACACCGCGCACATCCATATTACCTGAAGTCAGCGCCTAGGGAATCATTCGGTTGTAAGTTCACCTCTTTTAACCCTTCTTCTGGCGGCTGGGAGTTACACATCGAATCTCACTGCTCCTGAGTGGTTTGAGTATTCTGCTGCATCAGAAGGGGAGCGATCGCGCCTTTGAAGCCGCCGCAATTGATCGTTCAACGACATCATTTTGATGGCGTTCATGGGGTAATCAATTATTTTAACGCTATTAGCACCCCAAAACCCTTACCAGGAAAGCGTTTCAAGGGCATTCGTTCAAAGTTTTCATTAGTAGTCAACGATCGCCGTGCCGCACGGTCTAAAAATCCCCTAAATTGTCCAGCTCACACCCCATGAAAGAACGTTAAAGTTGTGCGTTCATGGGGTGTCCTCGCGTTCATGGGGTGTCCAAACTGTTGAAAGCAATTCCACCCAGCAACCCTGTTGTTTTTTTACTTGATACTCCACAGTCAGCCAAGGCACGCAGGTGATACGGTCATCAAGCAAAATGCCGCTTGACACTAGAGCGTCCAAAACAGAACCAGCTAGATTGTCTAGATCGCCTCTATGCGCCCCTTGAAGCTGAATCTTAACGCCTGCTCTTGAGATGGGGAAGCCCAGAGCGATCGCTGTTGATTGGGCTGGTAAGAATTGTTTTCTTATTACCACATGAGAGCGGACGCGATCGCGCCTTTGAAACAGCACAGGGCGATCGTTCAACGCCACCTTTTCAACGTCGTTCATGGGTTCATCAGTCATCTTAACGCTATTAGCACCCCAAAAGCCTTACCAAGAAAGCGTTTCAGGGGCATTCGTTCAAAGATGTCGTTAGTGGTCAACGATCGTTCTGTACTGTTTAAAGGGTCATCGGTTATCAATGAACCTTTATTTTTAGGATTGTCCCTTAAAAATCACCCTAGTAGAAGCCACTCGCTTGACCCGCGCAGCTCCACAACTCGCCCATCATCTACTAGCTGGAATGTCCAACCCATCCTCGCTGGCGGCGCTGGGTGCGATGTCAGCACAGCATCGCACCAAGTATAAGTAGGGTCTACTTCAGTTCCACCAATCTGCTTAACCTTACAAAGCGTTCCGGGCTGGGCAGCTTCCCGCGCTTGCTCCATCATTGTCATCAACTCACTGCGGCGATTGGTCGGAATCGCAAGCCAAACGCGGCGCTTTTGATATTCATCTAGGACGGCGGCAAATGCTGCCATCAACATATGCAATTCAACGCCATCCGAAGCGCGTTGGAGGTCTTTGGCACATTCTTCAATTTCCTTGGCATCGTCGGGCGTTGCAGTCGAAATCGTAGCTGGTGAAGGATGGGGTGAAGGATGGAGTGAAGGGTTGAAACCTTCTCCAGCCGTACTGTTGACAGGTGGTGAAGGATTGTCCACTGCTACATTGCTATCAGTTAAAGCAATTTCTGTTTGCACAACAGTCATTAACTCATTTTCTTTTTTTTCTGAGTTGGTGATTTTTCCTTCACCATCCTTCAAAATCTTGCCCTGTAACGATTCTGACCCTTCACCGTATCCTTCACCGTATCCTTCACTACCCTTCACCGCCTGAAAAAGCCTGTAATCGTATGTCGGTATATCGCGATCGCCATCGTTGCGAAGTCGAAGCCCTTGAATGGCATTCCCCGTCTTTTGGTGAACCTTCTGAACTTCCTTCCACCCTAAAATCGATTGGCAAAGTTCTAGTAGGTCGGGGCTGAAGTTCTTCGAGGCACGAGGTGAAGTCCCAGAACCTCGGCAGTAAGTATGGTAATCGCCGTAAAGCGTCCTGCTGTCCTCTGAATTGTTGCCGATTGGTGTTATCGCCAAGCGATCGCGGATAACTCGGTCATTCAACCAGGCTGCAACACTGTTTGTTCTGATGCAGTTTTCCCAGAACTGCTGATCTACTTCGGGCGTTGCTTCAAGTCCCATCAATACTTGTGTGACACGCTCGGAAGGGATGTTCAGCAGATGATTTGTAAATCCTGCCAGTTCAGACTGAAACTCTGCATTAAGATCACGTCGCTGGCTGGGTGATGTCGTCGCATTCAAGGGAACTGTAACTACCCGGCGAGTCATGCCGCTGCTGGAATCTCCTGTAAAAACTGGGAAGTTGGAGCTGACGATTACCATGCCGTCGTACCGAAATTGAAACGCCTGCTTACCCTTAATTTCTCCCCTCAGCCAGTCTCCACCGATTAGGCTCTTGAATTTCCCTAACTGCTTCACTCCCCGATCTTCGTCCCAAAAAAGAACCAATCGCTTCTTAAAAGCATTGACCATTTCAAACTTGTTCGATGTCAGGTCTTCGAGGGTGCTGGAATGGCAATTTTGAGCGCCAATTAAGTCAACTAGCAGCCTCATAAAAGTGCCTTTTCCGCTGCCTCCCAGCCCGATCAAGTGAACGAATTTCTGAAGGTCTGCGCGTCCAAGTAGAACAGCATTTGCAAAGCAGATCAGGATCTCTTTCAACTTGGCATTCCCCCCTGTCGCATGAGTCAGGAAGGCATCAATACCAGTCCAATCAGTAGCCTTTGAATCGTGGCATCGTGTCAGCGCCCAAGTGAATCGATAACTAGGACAATGTGGCAACAATTCACCCGCCGCCAAGTCTAGAACACCGTCTTGAAACGGCAGCAGTTTGTTAGGAGCTGGCTCTACCCATCGCCGCTGCATCAATTGGCATCGTAGGTTTTTTACGATGTTTGTTATGAAACTGTAGGAGCCATAGCCCGATATGCCCCATCCTCGGATGATGCCATGAATAACAGATTCAATGTATTCGTCACTTTCTGCTGTCCAGACTCCCGGAAGCTCCGACTCGTAAAGCATCCAGGTTTTTGACTCGTTGTTAAAAAGAAGGCGATCACGGTACTTTTCAGCAATCTCGTCGGCTATTTTGTCCGCTTTCCGCGACTGGCGATCGCCGCGATCATTCTGACTGTCACCTTCATCTTCCTCCTCCGTCCAAGCGTTTATTTCCGCCTCGCGTTCGGCAACTGCTGCGTGAATTTGTTGTTCTAGTCGTGTGATAAATTCGGGTGCATCCATCACTTGCAAAATTTCAACGATATCGTGTTTTTCATCTAGATCGCTGTAAATTTTTACCGGGTTAATGGCAATGCAAGGCAGTCCAGCCAGGGCGCATCCTTCCTCAACTGCCTTAAGCTTCTTGAATCCTGTGTCGTCAATGTCGTGTAGAAAAACTAGGATTACTCCTAAATCTTTTAGCGATTGAGCCATACTCAGGATTGCTGAATCTGTCCAGCTACCACCCTGGAGGCTAATTGCCGCGAGTCCTGCCCCCCTTGCAGCTTCTACGCACTTTTCACCCTCGACAAGTAGCAGCGCCTTGACTTCGCCTTCTGTTGCCGAGATAGCTTCTAGCGCCTCATCAAATCTGTAAGGATTCCAAGGACGATCGCCTTTAACCCAATGCTCAACGCCTTCGCTGTCGCGGTGCCAGGGCGTGAATCTTTTTATGCGCCCTTTCTCGGAGTCATGCCACTCTTTGCGGATAGTCCACTGGTGATCAGAATAGTCATATCGAATTTCAACAACTTCGCCGTGAGTGCGATCACGTCGCCGTGTTGGTTCTGGGGAATCAGTTGCAGGTGCTGCCAGCTTAACAAGATTAATCCCCCCTTCCGGTATTGGCGGCGGAACTGGGGCAGGCTGGCGCTTGGGTGTATGAATAACTTTAGGGAAGCGATCGCCGCTTTGCTTCTGGTTCAATGGTGCGATTGTTTCCCGGATAAGCGCAGAATCGCACTGATTTGTCCAACATTTGTAAGCGCCTTGATGCTTACCTTGCAACGAAACTGTCATCTTTCCGGCACAGATCGGGCAATCGTAAATGCCCTTTTCCGCCTTTCCCGCGCGTGGCGTTAACTTGTTCAAATGATCGAGAATACTGAATTTCGATTGTGTAAAAACCATTTAAAAATTCCCTCAACTCTTTGCTGTGGCGGTCGTTTAGTTGAATGTTTGTGTTGCGGCGATCAAAAATATTTGCGTAGCTGGATCGCGGTAGCTTGCGTCTTCTAGAATGCTCAGGCAGTCACTAAGTGAGCGCCTGTTGATCGCCCGTCGCAATTGGTTTTGGAGGGAATTTGGATGGTCAGAAGGTAGTGGCGATCCCTTTGTTGGAGCGTACAGCGATCGCGCTTTGGAGGAAACTACGGTTTTCCGAGCGGATAACCGTGTTATAACTGTAACGGGTGACAGATTTGCAAATGGCTGCTTTGCAAATGTTTGCTTTACGGGAATGTCAGACATAAAATTAGATCAATTAGTAGATCCACTGCGCCCGGTTTCGCTGCTGGAAACTTTGAAGACCGAGCGCGTGGGTGTGCAAGAAAGAAAACGGAA comes from the Funiculus sociatus GB2-C1 genome and includes:
- a CDS encoding EF-hand domain-containing protein, yielding MATEQELQSLFNTLDRDQDGKVSSNELFLSPGLNAVISAETGTSPAELLAMYRDEDGNITFEDLKQAVKKAGNLE
- a CDS encoding RusA family crossover junction endodeoxyribonuclease, giving the protein MTDEPMNDVEKVALNDRPVLFQRRDRVRSHVVIRKQFLPAQSTAIALGFPISRAGVKIQLQGAHRGDLDNLAGSVLDALVSSGILLDDRITCVPWLTVEYQVKKQQGCWVELLSTVWTPHEREDTP
- a CDS encoding phage/plasmid primase, P4 family yields the protein MTVSLQGKHQGAYKCWTNQCDSALIRETIAPLNQKQSGDRFPKVIHTPKRQPAPVPPPIPEGGINLVKLAAPATDSPEPTRRRDRTHGEVVEIRYDYSDHQWTIRKEWHDSEKGRIKRFTPWHRDSEGVEHWVKGDRPWNPYRFDEALEAISATEGEVKALLLVEGEKCVEAARGAGLAAISLQGGSWTDSAILSMAQSLKDLGVILVFLHDIDDTGFKKLKAVEEGCALAGLPCIAINPVKIYSDLDEKHDIVEILQVMDAPEFITRLEQQIHAAVAEREAEINAWTEEEDEGDSQNDRGDRQSRKADKIADEIAEKYRDRLLFNNESKTWMLYESELPGVWTAESDEYIESVIHGIIRGWGISGYGSYSFITNIVKNLRCQLMQRRWVEPAPNKLLPFQDGVLDLAAGELLPHCPSYRFTWALTRCHDSKATDWTGIDAFLTHATGGNAKLKEILICFANAVLLGRADLQKFVHLIGLGGSGKGTFMRLLVDLIGAQNCHSSTLEDLTSNKFEMVNAFKKRLVLFWDEDRGVKQLGKFKSLIGGDWLRGEIKGKQAFQFRYDGMVIVSSNFPVFTGDSSSGMTRRVVTVPLNATTSPSQRRDLNAEFQSELAGFTNHLLNIPSERVTQVLMGLEATPEVDQQFWENCIRTNSVAAWLNDRVIRDRLAITPIGNNSEDSRTLYGDYHTYCRGSGTSPRASKNFSPDLLELCQSILGWKEVQKVHQKTGNAIQGLRLRNDGDRDIPTYDYRLFQAVKGSEGYGEGYGEGSESLQGKILKDGEGKITNSEKKENELMTVVQTEIALTDSNVAVDNPSPPVNSTAGEGFNPSLHPSPHPSPATISTATPDDAKEIEECAKDLQRASDGVELHMLMAAFAAVLDEYQKRRVWLAIPTNRRSELMTMMEQAREAAQPGTLCKVKQIGGTEVDPTYTWCDAVLTSHPAPPARMGWTFQLVDDGRVVELRGSSEWLLLG